One segment of Primulina tabacum isolate GXHZ01 chromosome 14, ASM2559414v2, whole genome shotgun sequence DNA contains the following:
- the LOC142525034 gene encoding bidirectional sugar transporter SWEET1-like isoform X1 — translation MSKDEALHLVFGVFGNATGLFLFLSPVVTFKRIVTKRSTEQFSGIPYVMTLLNCLLSTWYGLPFISKNNFLVSAINGTGAAVESIYVLIFLVFAPKKEKAKILGLLCCILSVFSVVALVSVFAIHDAEKRKNLCGFAATIFSIIMYASPLSVMRMVIKTKSVEYMPFLLSLFVFLCGTSWFIYGLIGKDVFLFVPNGFGCLLGTIQLILYAIYRNTELGENSKIITIQA, via the exons ATGAGTAAAGATGAGGCCCTGCATTTGGTGTTTGGAGTTTTTG GGAATGCTACTGGATTGTTTCTCTTCCTGTCACCCGT AGTGACATTTAAGAGGATCGTCACGAAAAGATCAACCGAGCAATTCTCCGGCATTCCTTATGTCATGACTTTACTCAACTGCTTACTCTCAACTTG GTATGGGCTTCCTTTCATATCAAAAAACAACTTCTTAGTGTCTGCGATCAACGGCACTGGAGCCGCGGTAGAGTCAATATATGTGTTGATATTCCTTGTATTTGCACCCAAGAAGGAGAAGGCCAAGATTTTAGGGCTGTTGTGCTGTATTCTGTCTGTGTTCTCAGTTGTCGCTTTGGTTTCGGTCTTCGCCATTCACGACGCCGAAAAAAGGAAGAACCTCTGTGGTTTTGCTGCCACCATTTTCTCCATAATAATGTATGCTTCACCTTTATCCGTCATG AGGATGGTGATAAAAACCAAGAGCGTGGAGTATATGCCCTTCCTCTTGTCGCTCTTCGTTTTCCTTTGCGGCACTTCTTGGTTTATCTACGGGCTTATTGGAAAGGACGTTTTTCTATTT GTGCCAAATGGATTTGGGTGCTTATTAGGAACGATACAGCTGATTTTGTATGCAATTTACCGCAATACCGAATTAGGTGAAAACAGCAAGATAATTACCATCCAAGCATAA
- the LOC142525034 gene encoding bidirectional sugar transporter SWEET1-like isoform X2 produces MSKDEALHLVFGVFGNATGLFLFLSPVYGLPFISKNNFLVSAINGTGAAVESIYVLIFLVFAPKKEKAKILGLLCCILSVFSVVALVSVFAIHDAEKRKNLCGFAATIFSIIMYASPLSVMRMVIKTKSVEYMPFLLSLFVFLCGTSWFIYGLIGKDVFLFVPNGFGCLLGTIQLILYAIYRNTELGENSKIITIQA; encoded by the exons ATGAGTAAAGATGAGGCCCTGCATTTGGTGTTTGGAGTTTTTG GGAATGCTACTGGATTGTTTCTCTTCCTGTCACCCGT GTATGGGCTTCCTTTCATATCAAAAAACAACTTCTTAGTGTCTGCGATCAACGGCACTGGAGCCGCGGTAGAGTCAATATATGTGTTGATATTCCTTGTATTTGCACCCAAGAAGGAGAAGGCCAAGATTTTAGGGCTGTTGTGCTGTATTCTGTCTGTGTTCTCAGTTGTCGCTTTGGTTTCGGTCTTCGCCATTCACGACGCCGAAAAAAGGAAGAACCTCTGTGGTTTTGCTGCCACCATTTTCTCCATAATAATGTATGCTTCACCTTTATCCGTCATG AGGATGGTGATAAAAACCAAGAGCGTGGAGTATATGCCCTTCCTCTTGTCGCTCTTCGTTTTCCTTTGCGGCACTTCTTGGTTTATCTACGGGCTTATTGGAAAGGACGTTTTTCTATTT GTGCCAAATGGATTTGGGTGCTTATTAGGAACGATACAGCTGATTTTGTATGCAATTTACCGCAATACCGAATTAGGTGAAAACAGCAAGATAATTACCATCCAAGCATAA
- the LOC142525471 gene encoding bidirectional sugar transporter SWEET1-like isoform X2: protein MENTLHFVVGIFGNASALFLFLAPLYGLPFVSPNNMLVSTINGTGAAIELVYVLIFLIFAPKKEKGKILGLLTLVLAIFAIVAFVSLFALHGKGRKFFCGVAATVFSIIMYGSPLTIIRLVIKTKSVEFMPFFLSLFVFLCGTSWFVFGLLGKDPFVAIPNGFGCGLGAVQLILYAIYRKNKGQTQKGAANESQEMEKTISKPHQEKPSNTHSSQDEQV from the exons ATGGAGAATACTCTGCATTTCGTCGTTGGAATATTCG GGAATGCTTCCGCTCTGTTTCTTTTCTTGGCACCATT GTATGGTCTCCCCTTTGTGTCACCTAACAACATGCTAGTTTCAACGATAAATGGCACCGGTGCTGCCATTGAATTGGTTTACGTGCTGATCTTTCTCATATTTGCACCAAAGAAAGAAAAGGGCAAGATCCTGGGATTGCTCACTCTTGTCCTCGCCATCTTTGCAATTGTCGCGTTTGTTTCTCTATTCGCTCTCCATGGCAAGGGCAGAAAGTTTTTCTGTGGAGTCGCAGCTACTGTCTTCTCGATCATAATGTATGGTTCACCTTTGACAATCATA AGGTTGGTGATCAAGACTAAAAGTGTGGAATTCATGCCCTTCTTCTTATCATTGTTTGTGTTCTTGTGTGGTACATCCTGGTTTGTCTTTGGCCTCCTTGGAAAGGATCCCTTTGTTGCT ATTCCAAATGGATTTGGCTGTGGATTAGGTGCAGTGCAACTGATACTATATGCCATATACCGCAAAAACAAAGGCCAGACCCAGAAAGGTGCGGCTAATGAATCCCAGGAGATGGAGAAAACCATCTCCAAGCCCCATCAGGAGAAGCCATCAAACACACATTCATCACAGGATGAACAAGTCTAA
- the LOC142525471 gene encoding bidirectional sugar transporter SWEET1-like isoform X1: MENTLHFVVGIFGNASALFLFLAPLITFKRIVKKRSTEQFSGVPYVMTLLNCLLSAWYGLPFVSPNNMLVSTINGTGAAIELVYVLIFLIFAPKKEKGKILGLLTLVLAIFAIVAFVSLFALHGKGRKFFCGVAATVFSIIMYGSPLTIIRLVIKTKSVEFMPFFLSLFVFLCGTSWFVFGLLGKDPFVAIPNGFGCGLGAVQLILYAIYRKNKGQTQKGAANESQEMEKTISKPHQEKPSNTHSSQDEQV; the protein is encoded by the exons ATGGAGAATACTCTGCATTTCGTCGTTGGAATATTCG GGAATGCTTCCGCTCTGTTTCTTTTCTTGGCACCATT GATTACCTTTAAAAGGATCGTAAAGAAAAGGTCTACCGAGCAGTTTTCTGGAGTTCCCTATGTCATGACCTTACTCAACTGCTTGCTTTCTGCTTG GTATGGTCTCCCCTTTGTGTCACCTAACAACATGCTAGTTTCAACGATAAATGGCACCGGTGCTGCCATTGAATTGGTTTACGTGCTGATCTTTCTCATATTTGCACCAAAGAAAGAAAAGGGCAAGATCCTGGGATTGCTCACTCTTGTCCTCGCCATCTTTGCAATTGTCGCGTTTGTTTCTCTATTCGCTCTCCATGGCAAGGGCAGAAAGTTTTTCTGTGGAGTCGCAGCTACTGTCTTCTCGATCATAATGTATGGTTCACCTTTGACAATCATA AGGTTGGTGATCAAGACTAAAAGTGTGGAATTCATGCCCTTCTTCTTATCATTGTTTGTGTTCTTGTGTGGTACATCCTGGTTTGTCTTTGGCCTCCTTGGAAAGGATCCCTTTGTTGCT ATTCCAAATGGATTTGGCTGTGGATTAGGTGCAGTGCAACTGATACTATATGCCATATACCGCAAAAACAAAGGCCAGACCCAGAAAGGTGCGGCTAATGAATCCCAGGAGATGGAGAAAACCATCTCCAAGCCCCATCAGGAGAAGCCATCAAACACACATTCATCACAGGATGAACAAGTCTAA